The DNA window CGATGCCCGCACCGGTGATCCGATTCATCAGGTAGCCGCCGTCGGGGCCGGTGTAGAAGTTTTTGCCGATCCAGAACGGAGGGGCGAGGGCCTCCATCACCGGTGGACGGGTCACCCAGCCGTTCGTGGTTCCGCGCGGTACGTCGCCGAGGGGGGCATCCCGGAAGATCGCGTCCTGCTGTTCGGCCGAACAGCGCAGACGGAGCGAATCAATCGTCGCGGCACGGTCTTCGGGGTAGAGCACGCAGCCGCCGCCGTAGTCCGAGACCGCGTCGACAGTGGCGTCCGCAGACGTATCGACAGTGGCGTCCGCAGACGTGTCGATGCCGGAATCGGCGGCAGCCGTTGGGCTTTGGATGCCCACGACGATGCTGGGAAATCCCAGGGAAAGCACCAGGGTGCTCATGAAAAGTACTCGGTTCGTGCTCATAGCTGTCTCCAACTCGCGACCCCGTCTCCGACCCGCAACTGATCGTAAGTTGATCGTGACCGTCCGGCGCGGCGAACAGTCGATCCGTTATGCGTCGGTTGCCTGCGGCCGGGGCTGCGGACGGACCGCGTTTCGCCTGCCCGCTAGGCTGGACCACGACACTTTCCGCAGAGAGGACAAGCCGTGCAGCCCGGTGGTCAGTTCGATATGCAGCAGTTACTCGCCCAGGCGCAGCAGATGCAGCAGGCGGTGATGCAGGCCCAGGCCGAGATCGCGGCAACCGAAGTGGAGGGTCAGGCCGGTGGTGGCCTGGTCGAGGTGACGATCAAGGCGACCGGCGAGGTCGTCGCGCTGACCATCGACCCGAAGATCGTCGATCCCGACGATGTTGAAGGGCTGCAGGATCTGGTGATCGGCGCGATCAACGACGCCATGTCCAACGCACAGCACTTGGCTGCCGAGCGACTCGGTCCGCTGGCCGGTGGCGGCTCGCTGCCCGGCCTGCCCGACTTCTGATCCGGGGACGTCTTTGTACGAGGGCCCGGTCCAGGATCTGATCGACGAGTTGGGCAAATTGCCCGGCGTCGGTCCGAAGAGCGCGCAGCGCATCGCATTTCATCTGCTCCAGGTGGAGCCGCCGGAAATCGATCGGCTGCAGGCCGCTCTGCAGAAGGTGCGCGACGGTGTGCAGTTCTGCGTGCTCTGCGGCACCGTCTCGGATAACGAAA is part of the Nocardia sp. NBC_00565 genome and encodes:
- a CDS encoding YbaB/EbfC family nucleoid-associated protein — its product is MQPGGQFDMQQLLAQAQQMQQAVMQAQAEIAATEVEGQAGGGLVEVTIKATGEVVALTIDPKIVDPDDVEGLQDLVIGAINDAMSNAQHLAAERLGPLAGGGSLPGLPDF